In the Natrinema sp. CBA1119 genome, GCGGGACCGAGCGAAGTGGTCGTGGTAGCCGACGAGACTGGGGACCCGGAACTCGTCGCCGCGGAACTCGTCGCCCAGGCCGAACACGACTCCAACGCCTCGGTCGTGGCCGTCACCGACGACGAGGACACCGCCCACGCCGTGGCCGCCGCCATCGATAACCAGATCGACGCGCGCGAGCGCGAGACTGTGATCCGAGAGGCGCTCGCGAACGACGCGAGCGGGGTCCTCCACGCCCGGTCGATGAGCGAGGCGATCCTCTTTACCGAGGCGTACGCACCCGAGCACCTCTCGATCATCGCCGACGACGACGAGTCGATCCTCGAGCGGATCGAGAGTGCGGGGAGCGTCTTCCTCGGGCCGAACACGCCCGTCGCGGCTGGCGACTACGCCAGCGGCACGAACCACGTCCTGCCGACCAACGGCGGTGCGCGAGTCACCGGCGGCCTCTCCGTGGAGACGTTCCTCCGGTCGACGACGGTCCAGCGACTCTCCAGGGAGGGACTCGCCGAACTGGGTGGGACGATCACGGCGCTCGCGGACGCCGAGGGGCTCGAGGCCCACGCCGAGAGCGTTCGAACCCGACTCGACGAGGAAGCGGATCGGTAAGGATCGGTGAAATACTGTCGATCGACGGTGTCTCAATTCGCTGAACTGCAAGCTGGTTTTACGTGGCTAGAGAACGGAAAGGGAAATGAGATGGAACCGCGTGTCGATCCGACGGACAGGCGCGTCCTCGAGCGCAACTACGATTACGCACAGAAGAACGTGCGGCTCCTCTCGATGTGGTACGACTGCGAGCTCGAACGGATGCTCGAACTCTTGGCGGAACACGACATCGAGCTCTCGCGCAACGACAAACGACAGTTCGGCCCCTACTATCGTTCGTTCCGGCAGCGCTCGAACTGGTGAGCAAACGCGAGAACCGAGGAACCCACTCGCTCGAGCGAAGACGGAACCCGAGTCGGCTAGTCCCAGAGAATGGCGTCACAGTTAACATCGTTGCGCCGGAATGGAGAGGTATGAGCACGGACAGTATGGACGGCGGGGAGGCGGACACGCGTCCGAAAATCGAAGTGACCGAGGACGCGGCCGAACAGGCCCTCTCACTGCTTGAGGGCGAGGACCTCGACGTGACTGAGGCGGGCCTCCGGTTGTTCGTCCAGCAGGGCGGCTGTGCCGGTCTCTCCTACGGGATGCGGTTCGACGACGCACCG is a window encoding:
- a CDS encoding iron-sulfur cluster assembly accessory protein, whose translation is MSTDSMDGGEADTRPKIEVTEDAAEQALSLLEGEDLDVTEAGLRLFVQQGGCAGLSYGMRFDDAPDDDDTIYEHHELRVFVDPASLKYIEGSVLDYEDGLQAEGFHVDNPNVVSECGCGESFRT